One Microtus pennsylvanicus isolate mMicPen1 chromosome 3, mMicPen1.hap1, whole genome shotgun sequence DNA window includes the following coding sequences:
- the Klhdc8b gene encoding kelch domain-containing protein 8B → MAAGGGRAFAWQVFPPMPTCRVYGTVAHQDGHLLVLGGCGRAGLPLDTAETLDMASHTWLALAPLPTARAGAAAVVLGKQVLVVGGVDEVQSPVAAVEAFLADEGRWERRATLPQAAMGVATVERDGMVYALGGMGPDTAPQAQVRVYEPRRDCWLSLPSMPTPCYGASTFLHGNKIYVLGGRQGKLPVTAFEAFDLETRTWTRHPSLPSRRAFAGCAMAEGSVFSLGGLQQPGPHNFYSRPHFVNTVEMFDLEHGSWTKLPRSLRMRDKRADFVVGSLGGNIVAIGGLGNQPCPLASVESFSLARRRWEALPAMPTARCSCSSLQAGPRLFVIGGVAQGPSQAVEALCLRDGV, encoded by the exons ATGGCTGCAGGAGGTGGCCGGGCCTTTGCTTGGCAGGTGTTCCCCCCCATGCCCACTTGCCGGGTATATGGCACAGTGGCACACCAGGATGGGCACCTGCTGGTGTTGGGGGGCTGTGGCCGGGCTGGGTTACCTCTGGACACTGCTGAGACACTGGACATGGCCTCACACACATGGCTAGCGTTAGCACCCCTGCCCACTGCCCGGGCTGGTGCAGCTGCTGTGGTTCTGGGGAAGCAGGTGCTAGTGGTGGGTGGCGTGGATGAAGTCCAGAGCCCAGTAGCTGCTGTGGAGGCCTTCTTGGCTGATGAAGGCCGCTGGGAGCGTCGGGCCACCCTCCCTCAAGCAGCCATGGGGGTTGCGACTGTGGAGAGAG ACGGTATGGTGTATGCCCTGGGGGGAATGGGTCCTGACACAGCCCCCCAGGCCCAGGTACGTGTCTATGAGCCCCGCCGGGACTGCTGGCTGTCGCTACCCTCCATGCCTACACCCTGCTACGGGGCCTCCACCTTCCTGCATGGGAACAAGATCTATGTCTTGG GAGGCCGCCAGGGCAAGCTCCCAGTGACTGCTTTTGAAGCTTTTGATCTGGAGACCCGTACGTGGACCCGACACCCAAGCCTGCCCAGCCGCCGAGCCTTTGCTGGCTGTGCTATGGCTGAAGGCAGTGTCTTTAGCCTGGGTGGCCTGCAGCAGCCTGGGCCCCACAATTTCTACTCCCGCCCACACTTTGTCAACACTGTGGAGATGTTTGACCTGGAGCATG GGTCCTGGACTAAGCTGCCTCGTAGCCTGCGAATGAGGGATAAGAGGGCTGACTTTGTGGTCGGCTCCCTAGGGGGCAACATTGTGGCTATTGGGGGCCTCG GGAACCAGCCatgccctctggcctccgtgGAGAGCTTCAGTCTGGCACGGCGACGCTGGGAGGCACTGCCTGCCATGCCTACAGCCCGATGCTCCTGTTCCAGCCTACAAGCTGGGCCCCGGCTATTCGTTATTGGAGGTGTGGCCCAGGGCCCCAGTCAAGCTGTGGAGGCACTGTGTCTGCGTGATGGGGTCTGA